DNA from Drosophila suzukii chromosome 2R, CBGP_Dsuzu_IsoJpt1.0, whole genome shotgun sequence:
CTTGCTACACCCCCGTGGAAAAGGTCCTAAAGGGGGGTTCTGGGACTGGGGTTTGTAATCTGGCTAACCAGTTATATGAAGTCCTTGTAACCGGGCAGCACAAATAAATGCCATGCTGGCCGGGCCAAGTGTCATGTATTTGACGAATAATTACCGTCAACATTGCGTGATTGGTTGAATCAGCCGGCGAAGGAGGGTTGTGGCTGGCTTAGAATtagccccaaaaaaaaagggggtggCTTTGGGGGGTTTGTGTGACAAGAACCTATAATTACCGCGCCAGGACTTGGGCCATAACTCAGCGCAGGATTCAGACACAGCCCGGCCGTTGGCGCGAACGGAAGTTCAGTTCAGTTGAGTTGAGGATAGAAAGGATGCACTCGCCCGCCCAGTCGCCCATTCTGGATGTCACCGAGACCGTATCGCTGCACTCCGACCTGGATGCCGACCTGGAGTCTAAGAAGAATCCGCCCTACTCCTTTCCCACTCCCCAGAATCTTCGGCTGCCCGGTTTGGGCTTTCCCAGCATGATCGGTTCGAAGAGATCCCCCGAATCTCTGCCTGCCTTCGAGTACATTGCTCCGCCAAGTCACGCCCTCCAGGCCCTGGAATTTCCGCTCATGGAGCTGAACCGCGTGGGCGTGATCGGCGGCGGAATGTTTCCGGGCTTCATGCACCGGCGGGTTCGCGGCGAGAAGCGACCCATTCCGGAGGCCCAGAAGGATGCCAAGTACTTTGAGCG
Protein-coding regions in this window:
- the LOC108009005 gene encoding uncharacterized protein → MHSPAQSPILDVTETVSLHSDLDADLESKKNPPYSFPTPQNLRLPGLGFPSMIGSKRSPESLPAFEYIAPPSHALQALEFPLMELNRVGVIGGGMFPGFMHRRVRGEKRPIPEAQKDAKYFERRKRNNEAAKKSRDARKIREDRIAFRAALLEQENSILRAQVLALRDELQTVRQLLGATTAGGMLSMARQV